In Halarcobacter bivalviorum, a genomic segment contains:
- a CDS encoding FISUMP domain-containing protein — protein sequence MKKKLILLSMGVALNTTLNAFDYQISSGEQILGAVEEITDFTIFENKCVNYVYHKDLLNNGKVTVRNVNEVPPGTFDPLIKISKGQGFIVNATGNCTVSTTEPDIIYKGFTYKTVTSPITKYVWLDRNLGASKVCEQEQNTVPSPLEYENSQKDCFGDYYQWGRGADGHQIVSSATTSSLLRYTTTSSSFVLTDNSNTYYDWANNDTDGKNRVTLLNKIDGTYICPVGFRVPTMSELMKEAEDMTNFINVLKFPLNGYKSYNTANKVYYKGDSGGVWSQTPDNTNLKYGTSLVYDEYSGSQRNGDLRATGRGIRCIKSYGNK from the coding sequence ATGAAGAAGAAATTAATTTTATTAAGTATGGGAGTAGCTTTAAATACTACATTAAATGCATTTGATTATCAAATATCATCAGGTGAACAAATACTTGGAGCAGTTGAAGAAATAACTGATTTTACTATATTTGAAAATAAATGTGTAAATTATGTTTATCATAAAGATTTATTAAATAATGGAAAAGTTACAGTTCGTAATGTTAATGAAGTTCCACCAGGAACATTTGATCCACTAATAAAGATATCAAAAGGTCAAGGCTTTATTGTTAATGCAACAGGAAATTGTACAGTTTCAACAACTGAACCAGATATTATTTATAAAGGATTTACATATAAGACAGTTACCTCTCCAATAACAAAATATGTTTGGCTAGATAGAAATTTAGGTGCATCAAAAGTTTGTGAACAAGAGCAAAATACAGTTCCATCACCTTTAGAGTATGAAAATTCTCAAAAAGATTGTTTTGGGGACTATTACCAGTGGGGAAGAGGCGCAGATGGACATCAAATTGTTTCAAGTGCTACGACTTCATCTTTATTAAGGTATACTACTACAAGTAGTTCTTTTGTATTAACAGATAATTCTAATACTTATTATGATTGGGCAAATAATGACACAGATGGGAAAAATAGAGTTACTCTTTTAAACAAAATAGATGGAACATATATATGTCCAGTAGGATTTAGAGTACCAACAATGAGTGAATTGATGAAAGAAGCAGAAGATATGACAAATTTTATAAATGTCTTAAAATTCCCATTAAATGGCTATAAATCATACAATACAGCAAATAAAGTATATTATAAAGGTGATTCAGGTGGTGTTTGGTCACAAACTCCAGATAATACAAATTTAAAATATGGAACAAGTTTAGTTTATGATGAATACTCAGGTAGTCAAAGAAATGGTGATCTAAGAGCAACAGGAAGAGGAATTAGATGTATAAAAAGTTATGGAAATAAATAA
- the gspG gene encoding type II secretion system major pseudopilin GspG — translation MKNAFSLMELMVVIIILGLLAAFVLPNLTGKSEEAKEKIVCIQMKSISQTLKLYKLDNSAYPTTQVGLKILVEKNYFEDGNLPKDTWGNDFIYVQNEESFDLISMGIDKKESTEDDIYFSKCLK, via the coding sequence TTGAAGAATGCCTTCTCGCTTATGGAATTGATGGTTGTAATTATTATATTAGGATTACTGGCAGCTTTTGTTTTACCAAACTTGACTGGAAAAAGTGAGGAAGCAAAAGAAAAAATAGTATGTATACAGATGAAAAGCATCTCTCAAACTTTAAAACTTTATAAACTAGATAACTCAGCATACCCTACAACTCAAGTAGGATTAAAAATTTTAGTTGAGAAAAACTATTTTGAGGATGGAAACCTTCCTAAAGATACTTGGGGAAATGATTTTATTTATGTTCAAAATGAAGAGTCTTTTGACCTTATCTCAATGGGTATTGACAAAAAAGAGAGTACTGAAGATGATATATATTTTTCAAAATGTCTAAAATAG
- a CDS encoding type II secretion system F family protein: protein MLFKYSGFDTNGVKIKSKIEASSLKEVKIKLKAKGILYTSLKEDSIDFGKVNFKRKRKLNLSILSYLSRDLSIYLSSGITLIGSINLLKQRYKEDKTLFTFFETVKTYLDEGKRFYDALESQKIVKLPEFYKQSIKVSENGGLLESVLMELSIFLKEQDRIKKQVNSAMAYPLFIFAVSILMVGFMLSFIVPKITSIFTQFDQELPTSTKVVIALGDFFLNNYQLLLFFTILSIFIFILLLAKSKGFKYFIDKSILKVPFFSKLSEQSELARFSYMNSILIKSGIPIVQAINLSANILENSVIKKVFVEASLSVVEGKRLSSLLRQNKIYKIDESFIHSIAIGEDTSRLSEILNNLANLYNESNKDKTNMFLSLLEPIFMLIVGSIIGFIVVAMLLPIFSMNLG from the coding sequence ATGCTTTTTAAGTATAGTGGTTTTGATACAAATGGAGTAAAAATAAAATCAAAAATTGAAGCATCAAGTTTAAAAGAGGTAAAGATAAAGCTAAAAGCAAAGGGTATTTTATATACTTCTTTGAAAGAGGACTCTATAGATTTTGGAAAAGTAAACTTTAAAAGAAAAAGAAAATTAAATCTATCTATTCTTTCATATTTAAGTAGAGATCTAAGTATCTATCTAAGTTCAGGAATTACTCTAATAGGTTCTATAAACTTACTTAAACAAAGATACAAAGAGGATAAAACATTATTTACTTTTTTTGAGACAGTTAAAACCTATTTAGATGAAGGAAAAAGATTTTATGATGCCTTAGAGTCTCAAAAGATTGTAAAGCTTCCAGAGTTTTATAAACAATCTATAAAAGTGAGTGAAAATGGAGGTTTGTTAGAATCTGTTTTGATGGAGTTGTCTATATTTTTAAAAGAGCAAGACAGAATCAAAAAACAAGTAAATTCAGCTATGGCTTATCCACTTTTTATATTTGCTGTTTCTATTTTAATGGTTGGATTTATGCTTAGTTTTATTGTACCTAAAATTACATCTATTTTTACACAATTTGATCAAGAACTTCCTACAAGTACAAAAGTAGTTATAGCCTTGGGGGATTTTTTTTTAAACAACTATCAGCTTTTACTTTTTTTTACTATTCTGTCAATTTTTATATTTATTTTATTATTAGCCAAAAGCAAGGGCTTTAAATATTTTATAGATAAATCAATATTAAAGGTGCCATTTTTTTCAAAGCTTAGTGAACAGAGTGAATTAGCTAGATTTTCATATATGAATTCAATACTTATAAAGTCAGGTATACCAATAGTGCAAGCTATAAACTTAAGTGCAAATATTTTAGAAAATTCAGTAATAAAAAAAGTTTTTGTAGAAGCATCTTTGAGTGTGGTTGAAGGTAAAAGACTTTCTTCTTTGTTAAGACAAAATAAAATATATAAAATAGATGAATCTTTTATACACTCAATAGCAATAGGTGAAGATACAAGTAGATTAAGTGAAATATTAAATAATCTTGCAAACTTATATAATGAATCAAATAAAGATAAAACTAATATGTTTTTATCTCTACTTGAACCAATATTTATGTTAATTGTTGGATCTATTATTGGTTTTATAGTTGTAGCTATGTTACTTCCGATATTTTCTATGAATTTAGGTTGA
- the gspD gene encoding type II secretion system secretin GspD — MKQIKIIFLMILLNFFAYGNEEKININFKDLEIIDLVKITSKVINKNILLTDEINGNVDFISNKPLNKNELVKILIYVLENKGYTLINNGSILRIVKLNESAKNNVPVTTSNLKTNYNQIITEVFKVNNANVDYIASRIRHLISKEAKLVTNKESNTIVLTDFQDNIKTVKKILNIMTVGAKKTMLTIKLTNMIVTDTKKNLDEIKKAIFDEKIETEKVEIIANKENNSLVLIGNKKNTNYLKDYIKNLDRNDSLRKRIVNVYALKNIEAKNVIKIVDDIVGKKTYLDPNDKPLASIDEETNSIILMGPSNELKFIKILLTQLDRDKAQVYVQAKIIELSDSLLDEIGIKYGIFGGKTNNSGIGTFASSLNGGNAFAFEYSDIGLEIPDLTSGLALGASISLLNQDGALDIVSEPSILALNNKESSIYVGETISIKTSSTTTDGGNTNDNYQREDVGLTLKVKPRVSNDNKVMLDINTILEDVKTTQTNSGNADTSKKEIKTTAIVNNGESVILGGLIQDKDESTISKIPILGDIPILGNIFKHKKMNTSKKSLVVIVTPYIIPKSKDLTYIRNQLAELKILEGKYLRQSLIRLKEKQLKQKENDKEYKKKVDKLDKELNSSKEEKIKNFNQQTSIQKYDLMMKKLGY, encoded by the coding sequence ATGAAACAAATTAAAATAATATTTTTAATGATACTATTAAATTTTTTTGCCTATGGAAATGAAGAGAAAATAAATATAAATTTTAAAGATTTAGAAATTATTGATTTAGTGAAAATTACTTCAAAAGTTATTAACAAAAATATTTTATTAACAGATGAAATAAATGGTAATGTTGATTTCATTTCAAACAAACCTTTAAATAAAAATGAGTTGGTAAAAATCCTAATTTATGTATTAGAAAATAAAGGTTACACTCTCATAAATAATGGAAGTATTCTTAGAATAGTAAAACTTAATGAAAGTGCAAAAAATAATGTTCCTGTAACTACTTCAAACTTAAAAACAAACTATAATCAAATAATAACAGAAGTTTTTAAAGTAAATAATGCAAATGTTGATTATATAGCATCAAGAATAAGACATCTCATTTCAAAAGAAGCAAAACTTGTTACAAATAAAGAATCAAATACTATTGTGCTTACAGATTTCCAAGACAATATCAAAACAGTAAAAAAAATATTAAATATAATGACGGTTGGAGCAAAAAAAACAATGCTTACAATTAAACTTACAAATATGATCGTAACTGATACAAAGAAAAATTTAGATGAAATAAAAAAAGCAATCTTTGATGAAAAGATTGAAACAGAAAAGGTTGAAATAATAGCAAATAAAGAAAATAATTCTTTAGTACTTATTGGAAACAAAAAGAATACAAACTATTTAAAAGATTATATTAAAAACTTAGATAGAAATGACTCATTAAGAAAAAGAATAGTAAATGTTTATGCACTAAAAAATATAGAGGCTAAAAATGTAATTAAAATTGTAGATGATATAGTTGGTAAAAAAACATATCTTGATCCAAATGATAAACCTCTTGCTTCAATAGATGAAGAAACAAATTCAATTATTCTTATGGGACCTTCAAATGAACTCAAATTTATTAAAATACTTTTAACACAACTTGACAGAGATAAAGCTCAAGTATATGTTCAAGCTAAAATTATTGAATTAAGTGATAGTTTATTGGATGAAATTGGCATAAAATATGGAATTTTTGGAGGGAAAACTAATAATTCTGGAATAGGAACCTTTGCATCCTCATTAAATGGAGGAAATGCTTTTGCATTTGAGTATTCTGATATTGGATTAGAGATACCAGATTTAACATCAGGGTTAGCTTTAGGTGCATCAATATCTTTATTAAATCAAGATGGAGCATTAGATATTGTATCTGAACCATCTATTTTAGCTTTAAATAATAAAGAAAGTTCTATATATGTTGGAGAAACTATTTCTATAAAAACTTCAAGTACAACAACAGATGGTGGAAACACTAATGATAATTACCAAAGAGAAGATGTAGGTTTGACATTAAAAGTCAAGCCTAGAGTTTCAAATGATAATAAAGTTATGCTTGATATTAATACAATATTAGAAGATGTAAAAACAACTCAAACAAATAGTGGAAACGCTGATACATCTAAAAAAGAGATTAAAACAACTGCTATTGTAAATAATGGAGAAAGTGTAATTTTAGGTGGACTTATTCAAGATAAAGATGAATCTACTATTAGTAAAATTCCAATTTTAGGAGATATTCCAATTCTTGGAAATATTTTTAAACACAAAAAGATGAATACCTCAAAAAAAAGTTTAGTTGTTATTGTAACACCATATATAATTCCTAAATCAAAGGATTTAACTTATATTAGAAATCAATTGGCAGAGTTAAAAATACTTGAAGGAAAGTATTTAAGACAATCTCTTATAAGGCTTAAAGAAAAACAGTTAAAACAAAAAGAAAATGATAAAGAATATAAAAAGAAAGTAGACAAACTTGATAAAGAGTTAAACTCAAGTAAAGAAGAGAAAATAAAGAACTTTAATCAACAAACTTCAATACAAAAATATGATTTAATGATGAAAAAACTAGGGTATTAA
- a CDS encoding pilus assembly FimT family protein gives MKKSFTLIELMIVILLISLVYALSISSFKMEKKKEFNLDIYNIKDFLIKNFEYTKNLSFVCTKEQNLPCYVFIDEKLVENLKIENFFSQEVRVYNYDKLLSDYEFKTVSINNSEYQPFFELTFNKDFKHKNMIVETSNSKIFLLSSLSNEVKVFNSTNEILDRFNDLEIEVKDAF, from the coding sequence ATGAAAAAATCTTTTACTCTTATTGAACTTATGATTGTAATACTTCTTATCTCTTTGGTTTATGCTTTGAGTATTAGTTCTTTTAAAATGGAAAAGAAAAAAGAGTTTAATCTAGATATTTATAATATAAAAGATTTTTTAATAAAAAATTTTGAGTATACAAAAAATTTATCTTTTGTTTGTACAAAAGAGCAAAATCTTCCTTGTTATGTCTTTATAGATGAAAAGCTGGTAGAAAATTTAAAGATTGAAAACTTTTTTAGCCAAGAAGTTAGAGTATACAACTATGATAAACTTTTAAGTGATTATGAGTTTAAAACTGTATCTATAAACAATAGTGAGTATCAACCTTTTTTTGAATTAACTTTTAACAAAGATTTTAAACATAAAAATATGATAGTGGAAACTTCAAATTCAAAGATTTTTTTACTAAGTTCACTCTCAAACGAAGTTAAAGTTTTCAACTCGACAAATGAGATTTTAGATAGATTTAATGATTTAGAAATAGAGGTAAAAGATGCTTTTTAA
- a CDS encoding GspE/PulE family protein, which translates to MMNITEIHNINLLPYDQIERYDIALKNYVLFTKIDEKIIIALSSENLSSSFDYLSKYDYEYEIIYLDEISYEKLYTKFLELKTDKEMSAIQQEQESATLDDEEFSVSEFLKVGNDILTSEESAPIIKFVNSLFYQAIKKKASDIHIEMHEYKAEIRYRVNGVLVKHIELDKNIMFLVISRIKVISNLDISEKRIPQDGRTQIKISGRTLDIRVSILPTFYGERVVMRILMQSDDLLSINELGFPSYITDELEKVVKNSYGMVLVTGPTGSGKSTTLHSLLHQVVNEEKNIITIEDPVEYKSNEFSQIQVNNKVGLTFASGLRSILRQDPDIVMLGEIRDRETASIAVQAALTGHLLFSTLHTNRATAAVTRLIDMGVEKFLISSALLAVLAQRLVRKLCNKCKEEDHSHASHELFRLDDGNVIYKSVGCKACNFTGYAGRIALGELFVITDDIKEYLKGEIDDNSLLKLAIENKMIPLQEQLRMMLKNGDTSVDEAVRIGIK; encoded by the coding sequence ATGATGAATATTACTGAGATACATAATATTAATCTTTTACCATATGATCAAATAGAAAGATATGATATTGCACTTAAGAATTATGTCTTATTTACTAAAATTGATGAAAAAATTATTATAGCTTTAAGTTCTGAAAATTTAAGTTCATCATTTGATTATCTTTCAAAGTATGATTATGAGTATGAAATAATTTATTTAGATGAAATTTCTTATGAAAAGCTTTATACTAAGTTCTTAGAACTTAAAACTGATAAAGAAATGAGTGCAATTCAACAAGAACAAGAGAGTGCAACATTAGATGATGAAGAGTTTTCAGTTAGTGAGTTTTTAAAAGTTGGAAATGATATATTAACCTCTGAAGAATCTGCTCCAATTATAAAATTTGTAAATTCACTTTTTTATCAAGCCATTAAGAAAAAAGCATCAGATATTCATATTGAGATGCATGAATATAAAGCAGAAATTAGATATAGAGTTAATGGGGTTTTAGTAAAGCATATTGAACTTGATAAAAATATTATGTTTTTAGTTATTTCAAGAATTAAAGTTATCTCAAATTTGGATATTAGTGAAAAAAGAATACCTCAAGATGGACGTACGCAGATTAAAATTTCTGGAAGAACTTTAGATATTAGGGTTTCAATATTACCTACTTTTTATGGGGAAAGAGTTGTAATGAGAATCTTAATGCAAAGTGATGATCTGCTTAGTATCAATGAGTTAGGTTTTCCTTCTTATATAACTGATGAACTTGAAAAAGTTGTTAAAAATTCTTATGGAATGGTTCTGGTAACTGGTCCAACAGGAAGTGGTAAATCTACAACATTACACTCTCTTTTACACCAAGTTGTAAATGAAGAGAAAAATATTATAACAATAGAGGATCCAGTAGAATATAAATCAAATGAGTTTTCACAAATACAAGTTAATAACAAGGTTGGACTTACTTTTGCTTCTGGTCTTAGATCTATTTTAAGGCAAGATCCTGATATAGTAATGCTTGGTGAGATTAGAGATAGAGAAACAGCTTCAATTGCAGTTCAAGCAGCATTAACCGGACACTTACTCTTTTCAACTCTACATACAAATAGAGCAACAGCAGCTGTGACAAGACTTATTGATATGGGGGTGGAGAAGTTTCTAATCTCTTCTGCACTCTTAGCAGTCCTTGCTCAAAGATTAGTTAGAAAGCTTTGTAATAAATGTAAAGAAGAAGACCATTCTCATGCTTCTCATGAACTTTTTAGATTAGATGATGGTAATGTTATTTATAAAAGTGTAGGATGTAAAGCTTGTAATTTTACAGGTTATGCGGGAAGGATTGCATTAGGTGAATTGTTTGTAATTACTGATGATATAAAAGAGTATTTAAAAGGAGAGATTGATGATAACTCTTTGCTTAAACTTGCTATTGAAAATAAAATGATCCCTTTACAAGAACAGTTAAGAATGATGCTTAAAAATGGTGACACATCAGTTGATGAGGCAGTAAGAATAGGTATAAAATAA